In one Dermacentor albipictus isolate Rhodes 1998 colony chromosome 4, USDA_Dalb.pri_finalv2, whole genome shotgun sequence genomic region, the following are encoded:
- the LOC139059695 gene encoding ipis-1-like: MPKHLSRMISHFSMDLHRELLKSRKDKSENVVSSPYGIAASLSMTLFGARGNTAEELLAALHARDEKIHDQFASFLPKLVSHSHKLHFQAAHRIYSDLKFPVTDECAAFLNSTYSSTITSVDFRNNSENIRAQINDWVKEATESKITSLLAPGSVGPSTSVILVDASYFRGLWESPFPANTTLRRDFHLTAHTKVQVDMMSQKQDFAITHHDELAARAIEMPYQGGSASMVILLPDAINGLSHLERHISHSKLSDILADFKETPNVQLSMPKLLLQQSFSLKDTFRAMGVNDLFSAKCDLSGMFKSGNPSVSDIIHKAYLQVDEEGTEAAAASAVTGCGPCGPGATQTTEFIVDHPFMLFVLRSNSDVVLFMGSVRHP; this comes from the coding sequence ATGCCGAAGCATCTTAGTCGCATGATTTCGCACTTTTCGATGGACCTGCATCGAGAGCTGCTGAAGTCTAGGAAGGACAAATCCGAGAACGTCGTCTCTTCGCCGTACGGCATTGCGGCAAGCCTCTCCATGACGCTCTTCGGAGCGCGTGGGAACACCGCCGAAGAGCTCTTGGCCGCGCTACATGCAAGGGACGAAAAAATTCACGATCAGTTCGCGTCGTTTTTACCGAAGTTGGTGAGTCATTCCCACAAGCTGCACTTCCAAGCCGCCCACAGAATCTACAGTGACCTGAAGTTTCCAGTCACTGACGAGTGCGCGGCCTTCCTGAACTCTACATACTCCTCCACAATCACGTCCGTGGACTTCCGGAACAACAGCGAAAACATTAGAGCCCAGATCAACGACTGGGTCAAGGAAGCCACCGAGTCTAAGATAACGAGTCTGCTGGCTCCAGGAAGCGTCGGTCCTTCGACCAGCGTGATCTTAGTCGACGCAAGCTACTTCCGCGGGCTCTGGGAGTCACCGTTCCCGGCGAACACGACGTTGCGCCGTGATTTCCACCTCACCGCCCACACCAAAGTGCAGGTGGACATGATGTCCCAGAAGCAAGATTTCGCGATCACCCACCATGATGAGCTTGCAGCCAGGGCCATCGAGATGCCTTACCAAGGCGGCAGTGCATCCATGGTCATACTACTGCCCGATGCCATCAATGGGCTGTCGCATCTAGAGCGTCACATATCGCATTCCAAGCTGTCTGATATCCTGGCGGACTTCAAGGAGACACCGAACGTCCAATTGAGCATGCCTAAGCTCTTGCTACAGCAGAGTTTTTCTCTGAAAGACACCTTCCGGGCCATGGGAGTCAACGACCTGTTCTCGGCCAAGTGCGACCTTTCGGGCATGTTCAAGAGTGGAAATCCCTCCGTGTCCGACATAATCCACAAGGCGTACTTGCAGGTTGACGAAGAAGGAACGGAGGCTGCAGCGGCCTCAGCTGTTACGGGTTGTGGGCCTTGCGGCCCAGGAGCGACGCAGACAACGGAGTTCATAGTTGACCATCCGTTCATGTTGTTCGTTTTGAGGAGCAATTCCGACGTGGTCTTGTTCATGGGCTCCGTGAGACATCCGTGA